The following proteins are encoded in a genomic region of Drosophila bipectinata strain 14024-0381.07 chromosome XL, DbipHiC1v2, whole genome shotgun sequence:
- the GlcAT-I gene encoding galactosylgalactosylxylosylprotein 3-beta-glucuronosyltransferase I, which yields MSEVRIRPRQVLVLIIVFLVVLMMVHRNGKRTCQGPDYLQAMYAQQQADTLPTIYAITPTYYRPAQKAELTRLSHLFMLLPHLHWIIVEDSNTTTSLVKNLLQRAGLEKRSTQLNIKTPPEFKLQGKDPNWIKPRGVEQRNLALSWLRSHVDVDRHSIVFFMDDDNSYSTELFAEMSKIQRGRVGVWPVGLVGGLMVEKPILNEDGTKVTGFNAAWRPERPFPIDMAAFAISMDLFIRNPQAIFSYEVQRGYQESEILRHLTTRDQLQPLANACRDVLVWHTRTEKTKLTAEAALQKQNKHSDAGMEV from the exons ATGTCAGAGGTGCGCATTAGACCGCGCCAGGTGCTGGTGCTGATCATAGTGTTCCTGGTGGTGCTGATGATGGTCCACCGGAACGGGAAGCGCACCTGCCAGGGTCCGGACTACCTGCAGGCCATGTACGCACAACAGCAGGCGGACACGTTGCCTACGATTTACGCCATAACGCCAACCTATTACCGTCCCGCCCAGAAAGCGGAGCTAACAAG GTTATCCCACTTGTTTATGCTGCTGCCGCACCTGCACTGGATCATTGTGGAGGACTCCAATACCACAACGTCACTGGTAAAAAATCTATTGCAGCGCGCTGGGCTGGAGAAGCGATCCACGCAGCTGAACATCAAGACGCCGCCGGAATTCAAGCTGCAGGGCAAGGATCCCAATTGGATCAAGCCCCGGGGTGTGGAGCAGCGCAATCTGGCGCTCTCCTGGCTGCGCAGCCACGTCGACGTGGACCGGCACTCCATAGTGTTCTTCATGGACGACGACAACTCCTACTCCACGGAACTGTTTGCCGAGATGAGCAAGATCCAGCGCGGCCGTGTCGGGGTTTGGCCCGTGGGCTTGGTCGGCGGTTTGATGGTGGAGAAGCCTATCCTCAACGAGGATGGCACCAAAGTGACGGGCTTTAACGCCGCCTGGCGACCCGAGCGTCCCTTCCCCATCGACATGGCCGCCTTTGCCATCAGCATGGACCTGTTCATTAGGAATCCCCAGGCTATCTTCTCGTACGAGGTGCAGCGAGGTTACCAGGAGAGCGAGATCCTGCGGCACCTCACCACACGAGATCAGCTTCAGCCCTTGGCCAATGCTTGCCGGGATGTGCTCGTCTGGCACACCCGCACCGAGAAGACCAAACTAACCGCCGAGGCGGCCCTGCAGAAGCAGAACAAACACTCGGACGCCGGCATGGAGGTGTAA
- the LOC108119343 gene encoding uncharacterized protein isoform X1: MNDPGGKSCSSEPLNKELVGTESPTHPVEAAMANAASNNDTHTDDGAAPAGGPPTAENMMMDVDLAPETEVALQNITTNTNNTNDIFEDSNTMDSISSSNDAMSEESLHVADIMDTEEVLVPEQPLPVPMEAPIVAEPLVPILFIEPLLPPQIFGLEPLGVAQPFVAPQPLLPPEPFIPPGAFINISPFGQPEPFVPQGAFVPPEAFVLPEGFLSPASIIRPESPIPWRGPSLHNPFSVFSPLVEFDHDGYVVTPQSVSPSNPPNGAAHFDAGEEYLSSSPEDHPGPINRFNDTFPMPNPLPVTRPLFPSEMIEPLLDVIPKKKAKKSHEEQVKDLLDENDDELMEDTPPPEETPEEKATSRKLKFSGICRLKDETLERLYNLHRLSDDDLATVGLTRKSLIDDYRHHHEMSMQREREEEKRRSQRQSRSRVPHSRSRPMRPLKTYKFQLLNQLVKVLSNEIDPLTIFREQQFEFDADYYEDEAVAMMPIKERERRRFESFCDHLDNMFICGDRNMAVDMVVDALIRLNRRRKQMALAAYQAANLS; the protein is encoded by the exons ATGAACGATCCCGGCGGTAAATCCTGTTCGAGTGAACCATTAAATAAAGAACTAGTTGGCACAGAATCCCCAACTCATCCAGTCGAAGCTGCAATGGCAAATGCCGCTTCCAACAATGATACACACACCGATGATGGTGCTGCTCCTGCAGGAGGTCCCCCAACTGCTGAAAACATGATGATGGATGTGGATCTAGCACCAGAAACTGAAG TAGCCCTACAAAACATAACCACAAACACCAATAATACCAacgatatttttgaagattcaAATACAATGGATTCTATTTCTTCATCTAATGACGCTATGTCGGAAGAAAGTCTACACGTTGCTGATATTATGGATACAGAGGAAGTACTAGTTCCCGAACAGCCACTTCCGGTCCCCATGGAAGCTCCAATTGTCGCGGAGCCATTAGTTCCAATTCTGTTCATAGAACCCCTACTGCCACCGCAGATTTTCGGATTGGAACCGCTTGGTGTTGCACAACCGTTTGTTGCTCCGCAACCGCTGCTCCCTCCGGAGCCGTTCATACCGCCAGGAGCATTTATTAATATATCACCCTTTGGTCAGCCGGAGCCGTTTGTACCGCAAGGAGCGTTTGTGCCACCGGAAGCGTTCGTTCTGCCGGAGGGCTTTCTTTCGCCAGCTTCGATCATTCGTCCGGAATCGCCCATACCATGGCGTGGTCCATCTCTACACAATCCATTCTCAGTGTTTAGCCCATTAGTGGAGTTCGATCACGATGGTTACGTCGTGACGCCCCAATCGGTTTCTCCCTCCAATCCACCCAACGGTGCTGCCCATTTTGACGCAGGAGAAGAGTACCTGTCTTCGTCGCCAGAGGATCACCCTGGGCCTATAAATCGCTTTAACGACACATTCCCCATGCCTAATCCACTTCCGGTTACACGTCCCCTCTTCCCGTCAGAGATGATAGAACCCCTTTTGGATGTGATTCCTAAGAAGAAGGCCAAGAAGAGTCACGAGGAGCAGGTGAAGGACTTGCTGGATGAGAACGACGATGAGCTGATGGAGGATACTCCGCCTCCAGAAGAGACCCCCGAGGAGAAGGCCACATCGCGCAAGCTAAAGTTTTCCGGAATCTGCCGTCTCAAAGACGAGACTCTGGAGCGGCTGTACAATCTCCATCGCCTCTCGGACGACGACCTGGCTACCGTGGGCCTGACCCGCAAGAGCCTGATCGACGACTATCGCCACCACCACGAGATGTCGATGCAGCGGGAGCGGGAGGAGGAGAAGCGTCGTAGCCAGCGCCAGAGCCGCTCCCGGGTTCCCCATAGCCGCTCCCGGCCGATGCGTCCGCTGAAGACATACAAGTTCCAGCTGCTCAACCAACTGGTGAAGGTGCTGAGCAATGAGATCGATCCGCTCACCATCTTCCGGGAGCAGCAGTTCGAGTTCGATGCCGATTACTACGAGGACGAGGCCGTCGCCATGATGCCCATCAAGGAGCGCGAGAGGCGTCGCTTCGAGTCCTTCTGCGATCACCTGGACAACATGTTCATCTGTGGCGATCGCAACATGGCCGTCGACATGGTCGTGGACGCCCTCATCCGTCTCAACAGGCGCCGCAAGCAGATGGCCCTGGCTGCCTACCAGGCGGCCAATCTCTCCTAG
- the LOC108119343 gene encoding uncharacterized protein isoform X2 yields the protein MNDPGGKSCSSEPLNKELVGTESPTHPVEAAMANAASNNDTHTDDGAAPAGGPPTAENMMMDVDLAPETEDSNTMDSISSSNDAMSEESLHVADIMDTEEVLVPEQPLPVPMEAPIVAEPLVPILFIEPLLPPQIFGLEPLGVAQPFVAPQPLLPPEPFIPPGAFINISPFGQPEPFVPQGAFVPPEAFVLPEGFLSPASIIRPESPIPWRGPSLHNPFSVFSPLVEFDHDGYVVTPQSVSPSNPPNGAAHFDAGEEYLSSSPEDHPGPINRFNDTFPMPNPLPVTRPLFPSEMIEPLLDVIPKKKAKKSHEEQVKDLLDENDDELMEDTPPPEETPEEKATSRKLKFSGICRLKDETLERLYNLHRLSDDDLATVGLTRKSLIDDYRHHHEMSMQREREEEKRRSQRQSRSRVPHSRSRPMRPLKTYKFQLLNQLVKVLSNEIDPLTIFREQQFEFDADYYEDEAVAMMPIKERERRRFESFCDHLDNMFICGDRNMAVDMVVDALIRLNRRRKQMALAAYQAANLS from the exons ATGAACGATCCCGGCGGTAAATCCTGTTCGAGTGAACCATTAAATAAAGAACTAGTTGGCACAGAATCCCCAACTCATCCAGTCGAAGCTGCAATGGCAAATGCCGCTTCCAACAATGATACACACACCGATGATGGTGCTGCTCCTGCAGGAGGTCCCCCAACTGCTGAAAACATGATGATGGATGTGGATCTAGCACCAGAAACTGAAG attcaAATACAATGGATTCTATTTCTTCATCTAATGACGCTATGTCGGAAGAAAGTCTACACGTTGCTGATATTATGGATACAGAGGAAGTACTAGTTCCCGAACAGCCACTTCCGGTCCCCATGGAAGCTCCAATTGTCGCGGAGCCATTAGTTCCAATTCTGTTCATAGAACCCCTACTGCCACCGCAGATTTTCGGATTGGAACCGCTTGGTGTTGCACAACCGTTTGTTGCTCCGCAACCGCTGCTCCCTCCGGAGCCGTTCATACCGCCAGGAGCATTTATTAATATATCACCCTTTGGTCAGCCGGAGCCGTTTGTACCGCAAGGAGCGTTTGTGCCACCGGAAGCGTTCGTTCTGCCGGAGGGCTTTCTTTCGCCAGCTTCGATCATTCGTCCGGAATCGCCCATACCATGGCGTGGTCCATCTCTACACAATCCATTCTCAGTGTTTAGCCCATTAGTGGAGTTCGATCACGATGGTTACGTCGTGACGCCCCAATCGGTTTCTCCCTCCAATCCACCCAACGGTGCTGCCCATTTTGACGCAGGAGAAGAGTACCTGTCTTCGTCGCCAGAGGATCACCCTGGGCCTATAAATCGCTTTAACGACACATTCCCCATGCCTAATCCACTTCCGGTTACACGTCCCCTCTTCCCGTCAGAGATGATAGAACCCCTTTTGGATGTGATTCCTAAGAAGAAGGCCAAGAAGAGTCACGAGGAGCAGGTGAAGGACTTGCTGGATGAGAACGACGATGAGCTGATGGAGGATACTCCGCCTCCAGAAGAGACCCCCGAGGAGAAGGCCACATCGCGCAAGCTAAAGTTTTCCGGAATCTGCCGTCTCAAAGACGAGACTCTGGAGCGGCTGTACAATCTCCATCGCCTCTCGGACGACGACCTGGCTACCGTGGGCCTGACCCGCAAGAGCCTGATCGACGACTATCGCCACCACCACGAGATGTCGATGCAGCGGGAGCGGGAGGAGGAGAAGCGTCGTAGCCAGCGCCAGAGCCGCTCCCGGGTTCCCCATAGCCGCTCCCGGCCGATGCGTCCGCTGAAGACATACAAGTTCCAGCTGCTCAACCAACTGGTGAAGGTGCTGAGCAATGAGATCGATCCGCTCACCATCTTCCGGGAGCAGCAGTTCGAGTTCGATGCCGATTACTACGAGGACGAGGCCGTCGCCATGATGCCCATCAAGGAGCGCGAGAGGCGTCGCTTCGAGTCCTTCTGCGATCACCTGGACAACATGTTCATCTGTGGCGATCGCAACATGGCCGTCGACATGGTCGTGGACGCCCTCATCCGTCTCAACAGGCGCCGCAAGCAGATGGCCCTGGCTGCCTACCAGGCGGCCAATCTCTCCTAG
- the tyf gene encoding pneumococcal serine-rich repeat protein isoform X4: protein MLKKAEYDEEISYRAIKTCLTLNPSALASGVQAGSSSAGGNNNSAGHHNHHNLYHHHNNQHYNHHASINHRSGDTQTGQAGRHKQGGSLQDLVEAAHRSELATTSAAAAAAAAAATAATQRFNCDYQLSGRSNRRLQNQNQNQHNQNSTTTNTSSSNNNNNNNGSNNTSKKIKNSSVSGRQREGGSLPSNVNNIDATAMDSKHSKPQEVGGEAGSSQGSAGKQQSSTGSCCSLPSQLGEVDTCSLTAQFLTNEDDSGKPVKRDHLLEVSQVHLEKHAPPTPHSMTFMGAKLLRESMEQEQAETAEASGYKEASVEDPLRFAVLENTLQQQAYYLAALTGQFGLGIEQEPKRKVEAGYVSLNDNYTACSSVYGGGAGSLPAPESGKASTSSSANSASPSEAVGGGELRPAKIGRMVSAAASAAAASMGGKATTRQLDENGNALGEGYGGNNGNGNGNGSSSNGNGNGNGNGNQFTALITTTVGGSAPTSSAVHRQMLSTGSNTTTTAMAAAAVAASYSQLQQAPGSGTVSVSGAGSGLAPPSTKLKAKKKSQQDRNTKTVDVESQAGYRGKDPVEQLVKYIENDGNGSGGSAAAQQKKKERKKQNKLKKSNSLEELRSCSKMEVDDLKRQSATTEMMRQKKGSNNGGSSGSTGSAGSSASGKHNSSSVADISKNCSKEQQAQPAPQPVQVQVRSGNSGTQQRKGERRSWGTEELQYLGNDQEVAATWSEPESLGQKLPLALTRMSELEALNTVLSETAEFHVVTKKKKPKKQRAGTMDDAAVAAAAHTGGNLQRMQQITKSASSNMMSQRMHYYTPYNNNNNSNNNNNGAGNVGNYYKQQQQQQQQQYQEHHQPGQQHHHHHHHHHHHHHHSGSAVANQVDSSRRKSTSSMPPSEKSDSSDLDSVHSLPIQTGKKKSLGGSGGGTNKPKGGAGGGQGGSKQGKQNSPSPAPISYADIARNKQEAMNNAIASDTELELGKSSKSKTRPDFPELPGPASSAVSSATQSAANPGQTSAPSYSQSLNATPGSSSSDAETSFASPELPSQAQIPAEIVNITSASAGSTNGGAASMVSSASSGFTPSPPALQKSKSVEHDASYSCTSSNLDQQYPALEKTVKRHSTNNVSLAVSATPTTSAHASTPGGSSSLYNFAAAAKQSAITTSVLAAASSASSSTSTSTSSSSNASTTSSSSSSSASIAAAGKLKSKPKELSPSSKKLSPKPSQDETLGAPKATTSTATSTTQKSTAATQTEGAKKLTMKPSGGALESTAGRRAVIILNDDRDASGRGNNEFIFGDFNEDELKLFDDNEEEEEEEEDDKEKEKGKGSSNKQQQTETQTEPEGESNETELEAEDDPEEEEDRQPRAEKRRPNDREQEQLNDSGTASDVVNSSASLDMLSISAEAAQSSPNAAATASSSSAVSLINSSTPSASASNSSSSVSISSTASGSASSASSSSGNVGACLASVSGMLANQSGDSGIYAAANTSVKEHVNHFLSKASSSEEMLPSNVAISMQQLETCNDIEAAIIAAARAAAAARSTSCSRSNSQESKQQHQHHHHHYHHQERIKNPSGKAGTAMPVYMAYNHGDEEEDEECLQELSFMADLRSDAATPTPPEGVTLLPAQAVSTRPAMMTNTELIVDYIANTWNAIANSKYVTYYNEQEQET, encoded by the exons ATGCTCAAAAAGGCTGAGTACGACGAGGAGATCTCTTATCGTGCCATCAAAACCTGCCTCACACTCAACCCATCGGCACTAGCGTCCGGCGTGCAAGCAGGCTCCAGTTCCGCCGGTGGCAACAATAACAGTGCTGGACACCATAACCACCACAATCTGTACCATCACCACAATAATCAACACTACAACCACCACGCCAGCATCAATCACCGGTCGGGGGATACACAGACAGGACAGGCAGGGCGGCACAAGCAGGGCGGCTCCCTGCAGGATCTCGTCGAGGCGGCGCACCGCAGCGAGCTGGCCACCACatcggcggcggcggcggcagcggcagcggcggcaaCGGCAGCAACCCAACGTTTCAACTGTGATTACCAGCTAAGTGGCCGTTCCAATCGTCGCCTTCAaaaccagaaccagaatcaGCACAACCAAAACTCGACCACCACCAACACCTCatccagcaacaacaacaacaacaacaacggtaGTAACAACACCTCCAAGAAGATCAAGAACTCGTCCGTTTCGGGACGACAGCGTGAAGGTGGTAGCCTGCCCAGCAACGTCAACAATATTGACGCCACGGCCATGGACTCGAAGCATTCGAAGCCGCAAGAGGTGGGCGGTGAGGCGGGTTCCTCGCAAGGATCGGCAGGGAAGCAACAGAGCAGCACTGGCAGCTGCTGTAGCTTGCCCAGCCAGCTGGGCGAGGTGGATACTTGTTCGCTGACAGCCCAGTTCCTGACGAACGAGGACGACAGCGGCAAGCCTGTGAAACGCGACCACCTGCTGGAAGTGAGTCAAGTG CACTTGGAGAAGCATGCTCCGCCGACGCCTCACTCGATGACCTTCATGGGCGCCAAGCTGCTGCGCGAGAGCATGGAGCAGGAACAGGCCGAGACTGCTGAGGCCAGTGGCTACAAGGAGGCCTCTGTCGAGGATCCGCTGCGCTTTGCCGTCCTGGAGAACACGCTGCAGCAGCAGGCCTACTATCTGGCCGCCCTGACGGGTCAGTTCGGGCTGGGCATAGAGCAGGAGCCGAAGCGCAAGGTGGAGGCGGGCTATGTCTCCCTCAACGACAACTACACGGCCTGTTCGTCGGTCTACGGCGGCGGTGCTGGATCGCTGCCTGCCCCCGAGTCCGGCAAGGCCTCCACTTCGTCCTCGGCCAATTCGGCCTCTCCCTCCGAGGCCGTGGGCGGCGGTGAGCTGCGTCCGGCGAAGATAGGTCGCATGGTTTCGGCTGCTGCCTCGGCGGCTGCAGCCTCTATGGGTGGCAAGGCCACCACG CGCCAGTTGGACGAGAACGGCAATGCGTTGGGTGAAGGATACGGCGGTAATAATGGCAACGGCAATGGTAACGGCAGCTCCTCCAATGGCAACGGtaatggcaatggcaatggaAACCAGTTCACCGCTCTGATCACTACCACTGTGGGCGGCAGTGCCCCCACCTCGTCGGCCGTCCACCGGCAGATGCTGTCCACGGGCTCGAACACCACCACCACGGCCATGGCTGCAGCGGCAGTGGCCGCCTCCTACAGCCAGCTCCAGCAGGCACCGGGCAGCGGAACTGTATCAGTATCGGGCGCCGGATCGGGCCTCGCTCCGCCCAGCACCAAGCTGAAGGCCAAGAAGAAGTCGCAGCAGGACCGCAACACCAAGACCGTCGACGTGGAGTCGCAGGCCGGCTACCGGGGCAAGGATCCCGTCGAGCAGCTGGTCAAGTACATTGAGAACGACGGCAACGGCAGTGGCGGCAGCGCGGCCGCCCAGCAGAAGAAGAAGGAGCGCAAGAAGCAGAATAAGCTGAAGAAGAGCAACTCGCTGGAGGAGCTGCGTAGCTGCTCCAAGATGGAGGTGGACGACCTGAAGCGACAGTCGGCCACCACGGAGATGATGCGTCAAAAGAAGGGCTCGAACAACGGTGGCTCATCCGGTTCCACCGGCTCCGCTGGCTCCTCCGCCAGCGGCAAGCACAACTCGTCCTCCGTGGCCGACATCAGCAAGAACTGCAGCAAGGAGCAGCAGGCCCAGCCGGCGCCACAACCGGTCCAGGTCCAGGTCCGTTCCGGCAACTCGGGAACGCAACAGAGGAAGGGCGAACGCCGCTCCTGGGGCACCGAGGAGCTGCAGTACCTGGGCAATGACCAGGAGGTGGCTGCCACTTGGTCCGAGCCGGAGAGCCTCGGCCAGAAGCTGCCGCTCGCCCTCACACGCATGTCCGAGCTGGAGGCCCTCAATACCGTGCTCTCGGAGACGGCCGAGTTCCATGTGGTGACCAAGAAGAAGAAACCAAAGAAGCAGCGGGCAGGGACCATGGACGATGCTGCCGTGGCGGCCGCCGCCCACACCGGGGGCAATCTTCAGAGGATGCAGCAGATCACCAAGTCTGCCTCCTCCAACATGATGTCCCAGCGGATGCACTACTACACCccctacaacaacaacaacaacagcaacaacaacaacaatggagCCGGAAATGTCGGAAACTATtacaagcaacaacaacaacaacaacagcaacagtacCAGGAGCACCACCAGCCGggccagcagcaccaccatcaccatcatcatcaccaccaccatcaccaccacagTGGATCCGCGGTGGCCAACCAGGTGGACAGCTCCCGCCGGAAGTCCACGTCCTCGATGCCGCCCTCCGAGAAGTCCGATTCCAGCGACCTGGACTCGGTCCACTCGCTGCCCATCCAAACGGGCAAGAAGAAGAGCCTGGGCGGCAGCGGTGGCGGCACCAACAAGCCGAAAGGCGGAGCTGGCGGAGGACAGGGCGGCTCCAAGCAGGGAAAGCAGAACAGCCCGTCACCGGCACCCATCTCGTATGCGGACATTGCCAGGAACAAGCAGGAGGCGATGAACAATGCCATTGCCAGCGACACCGAGCTGGAGCTGGGCAAGAGCAGCAAGTCCAAGACCCGGCCTGATTTCCCAGAACTGCCGGGACCCGCCTCGTCGGCGGTCAGCAGTGCCACCCAGTCGGCCGCCAATCCCGGCCAGACGTCGGCGCCGTCCTACTCCCAGAGCCTGAACGCCACGcccggcagcagcagcagcgatgCCGAGACCAGCTTCGCCTCCCCGGAGTTGCCCTCGCAGGCCCAGATCCCGGCGGAGATCGTCAACATTACCAGCGCCAGTGCCGGCAGCACCAATGGCGGAGCAGCATCGATGGTTAGCTCCGCGAGCTCAGGTTTCACCCCGTCACCGCCGGCGCTCCAGAAGTCCAAGAGCGTGGAGCACGACGCCAGCTACAGTTGCACCAGCAGCAACCTGGACCAGCAGTACCCGGCGCTGGAGAAGACCGTCAAGCGGCACAGCACCAACAACGTATCGCTGGCGGTGtctgccacgcccaccaccTCCGCACACGCCTCGACTCCGGGCGGCTCCTCCTCGCTGTACAACTTTGCGGCTGCGGCCAAGCAGTCAGCCATTACTACCTCAGTTCTAGCCGCAGCCTCGTCTGCCTCGTCGTCCACGTCCACGTCCACGTCGTCGTCGTCCAACGCCTCGACCACATcctcatcgtcatcgtcgtcgGCCTCCATCGCTGCCGCCGGCAAGCTCAAGAGCAAGCCCAAGGAGCTGTCGCCGAGCAGCAAGAAGTTGTCGCCGAAGCCTAGTCAGGATGAGACTCTGGGGGCCCCGAAGGCCACAACCAGCACAGCCACCAGCACGACTCAGAAGTCGACGGCTGCCACCCAGACGGAGGGAGCCAAGAAGCTGACGATGAAGCCCAGTGGCGGAGCCCTGGAATCCACCGCCGGACGACGGGCAGTGATCATCCTGAACGATGATCGCGACGCGTCGGGTCGGGGCAACAACGAGTTCATCTTCGGGGACTTTAACGAGGACGAGCTGAAGCTCTTCGACGacaacgaggaggaggaggaggaggaggaggacgacaaggagaaggagaaggGCAAGGGTTCTTCCaacaagcagcagcagacggAGACGCAAACCGAGCCAGAGGGAGAGTCCAACGAGACGGAGCTGGAGGCAGAGGACGatccggaggaggaggaggatcgGCAGCCGCGGGCCGAGAAACGAAGGCCCAACGACcgggagcaggagcagctgAACGACTCGGGCACTGCCTCGGATGTGGTCAACAGCTCCGCCAGCCTGGACATGCTGTCGATCTCCGCGGAGGCCGCCCAGTCGTCGCCCAATGCGGCGgccaccgcctcctcctcgAGCGCCGTCAGCCTCATTAACTCGTCCACGCCCTCGGCCAGCGCTTCCAATTCGTCGTCATCCGTTTCCATATCTTCCACCGCTTCCGGCTCGGCGTCCTCGGCCTCCTCGTCCTCCGGCAATGTGGGCGCCTGCCTGGCCTCCGTGTCCGGCATGCTGGCCAACCAGTCGGGCGACAGCGGCATCTACGCCGCCGCCAACACGTCCGTGAAGGAGCACGTCAACCACTTCCTGAGCAAGGCCAGCAGCAGCGAGGAGATGCTGCCCTCCAACGTGGCCATCTCCATGCAGCAGCTGGAGACGTGCAACGACATCGAGGCGGCCATCATTGCCGCCGCCCgggctgccgccgccgccaggAGCACCAGCTGCAGCAGAAGCAACTCGCAGGAGTccaagcagcagcatcagcaccaccaccatcattACCACCACCAGGAGCGAATCAAGAATCCCAGTGGCAAGGCCGGCACCGCCATGCCCGTGTACATGGCCTACAACCACggcgacgaggaggaggatgaggagTGCCTCCAGGAATTGAGTTTCATGGCCGACCTGAGGAGCGAcgctgccacgcccacgccccCGGAGGGAGTCACTCTGCTGCCGGCGCAGGCCGTCTCCACGCGACCGGCGATGATGACCAACACGGAGCTGATAGTGGATTACATAGCCAACA CTTGGAATGCCATTGCCAACAGCAAGTATGTGACCTACTACAACGAGCAGGAGCAAGAGACTTAG